From Girardinichthys multiradiatus isolate DD_20200921_A chromosome 3, DD_fGirMul_XY1, whole genome shotgun sequence, the proteins below share one genomic window:
- the LOC124865846 gene encoding transmembrane protein 100-like: MAAKMETLDPSALPDVTPTVSYQCQSETVTFSSGVVSVAGITVVTGGVELSCRSCILAFGFWGTLIGFSCLAVGLWDQLAHSKEGTSTLLGLALVVLVLSFLVVGSVLVFHLLTRKKRGIRQEERREGKQVLVEGGEVIKKVTV, from the coding sequence ATGGCAGCCAAGATGGAGACCCTTGACCCTTCAGCTTTACCAGATGTTACCCCAACCGTCTCCTACCAATGTCAGTCTGAAACTGTTACCTTCTCGAGCGGAGTCGTCTCAGTGGCGGGTATCACGGTGGTGACTGGGGGCGTTGAACTCTCTTGTAGATCCTGTATCCTGGCTTTTGGTTTTTGGGGAACTCTCATCGGATTCAGCTGCTTGGCTGTGGGGCTTTGGGACCAGCTGGCTCATTCTAAAGAAGGGACCTCTACCTTGCTAGGACTTGCACTGGTGGTACTTGTTCTCAGCTTTTTGGTGGTGGGCAGCGTGCTGGTGTTTCACCTCCTGACGAGGAAGAAGAGAGGAATCAGACAAGAGGAGAGAAGGGAAGGAAAACAAGTTCTAGTAGAGGGAGGCGAAGTGATTAAAAAGGTCACCGTATAA
- the rcvrn2 gene encoding recoverin 2, whose product MGNATSSAISKEILEDLKLSTKFTEIEICQWYENFQKQCPTGRISPQEFEEIYTRFFPEADAKSYARHVFRSFDTNDDGTLDFKEYIIALHMTSSGKTTRKLEWAFSLFDVDKNGYINKSEVKEICQAIFKLIPEEEQKMLPGDENTPEKRANKLWAYFDKKDNERLAEGEFIKGVTENENAMRLIQYEPLKQ is encoded by the exons ATGGGAAATGCAACCAGCAGCGCCATATCAAAGGAGATCCTGGAGGACCTGAAGCTCAGCACCAAATTCACTGAGATAGAAATCTGCCAGTGGTATGAGAACTTTCAGAAGCAGTGTCCCACGGGACGCATCTCGCCACAGGAGTTCGAGGAGATCTACACCAGGTTCTTTCCCGAAGCCGACGCCAAGAGCTACGCACGACATGTGTTCCGCTCCTTTGATACCAATGACGACGGCACATTGGACTTCAAGGAGTATATCATTGCCCTGCACATGACATCCAGCGGGAAGACCACCAGGAAATTGGAGTGGGCCTTCTCTTTGTTTGACGTGGACAAGAACGGCTACATCAACAAGTCAGAGGTGAAGGAAATCTGCCAG GCCATTTTTAAGCTGATCCCCGAGGAGGAGCAGAAGATGCTACCAGGGGATGAGAACACACCCGAGAAGAGAGCCAACAAGCTGTGGGCTTACTTCGACAAGAAAGACAATG AACGGTTGGCTGAAGGAGAGTTCATCAAGGGGGTGACTGAAAACGAGAATGCAATGCGTCTCATTCAGTATGAACCCCTTAAACAATGA